A genomic window from Mustelus asterias unplaced genomic scaffold, sMusAst1.hap1.1 HAP1_SCAFFOLD_1513, whole genome shotgun sequence includes:
- the LOC144488390 gene encoding uncharacterized protein LOC144488390, producing the protein DASAPVYLLCGKGYENRYALREGIASRADAWGYRCWECHCLFPSVTAFKRHLKTHSGRPPHQCQFCRSRFQDENSLKHHKQSHRGEKPYQCSNCRKKFSLKHQLETHYRVHTGEKPFECKLCHQRSRDYSAMIKHLRTHSGALPYRCTLCQEFCPSLVAMQKHIKSHKAEEIPSDWSLEETYLYLCYV; encoded by the exons gagaTGCGTCGGCACCGGTATACCTGCTGTGTGGGAAGGGTTACGAGAATCGGTACGCCCTGCGGGAGGGGATAGCCAGTCGGGCTGATGCCTGGGGCTACCGCTGCTGGGAGTGCCATTGCCTGTTCCCCAGTGTCACTGCGTTCAAACGCCACTTAAAGACACACTCAG GAAGACCCCCTCACCAGTGCCAGTTCTGTCGGAGCCGTTTTCAGGATGAGAATAGTCTGAAGCATCACAAGCAAAGCCATCGGGGTGAGAAACCCTATCAATGCAGCAACTGCAGGAAGAAATTCAGTCTCAAACACCAGCTCGAGACTCACTACAGGGTGCACACAG GGGAGAAACCCTTCGAGTGTAAACTCTGCCACCAGCGATCGCGGGACTATTCGGCCATGATCAAACACCTCCGGACTCACAGCGGTGCCTTACCATACCGCTGTACCTTGTGTCAGGAATTCTGCCCAAGCCTTGTTGCCATGCAAAAACACATCAAGTCCCACAAAGCCGAGGAGATTCCCTCCGACTGGAGTCTGGAAGAAACCTACCTCTACCTTTGCTACGTGTAG